AACAAAAATTTGTCTAGTTCTAAGGCTGATTTGATACTTTCAGTCTCTATTTGGACCTCACCCTTCTCTCCATTTGACTCTTTGCTTCACCattttttgcaaaaataataaaaagtaccACTTTGCTCCACTCACAAGTTTTTGACCAATTTTTTTCCGTCTCTAGTACTACTTTTATACTAATCTATCTTATttgttcaaatatataattaactaaaatatcaaTCCACATGATTCACTATATAATTAACCATACTCTCAACGCTAATAACTTTAACTTGTGTCATTCGGCaatgtttaaaaatgtaaaagagcTAGTTACATATACATTTTGAAGTGGTATTAAGAAAGTCATTGTAAACCAATACAAAAGAGGTCATGCAGCAAAGTGGTCACGTTGTCTTTTTCTTGTTAAGTATGTGTCTTTCTCATTTCTAATCCACGGGAGACGATAAGCGAAACCTTGACGATATATATTTAGTAAGTAGTTCTGACATTATATATTATGACTGGTTTTTTGAGTTTCAAAACCTGCCACCGCCCAAAACACACACCCATTGGAAAACACAACTTTGAGATAATCATAAACCGAAAAATACTTCATGAATCAATGTCAAACAAGACACGTTTAAATGCAGCCACTGGTTTTGTTGCATTGCATTCAcaggttaaattacaaatttataaatttaatgtcTAAAGTTCCATTCTATTTAAAGTTCACGGATCTACAAAGTTACAAACATTAACtagtattttatatttagtacatcaatcaattttcaaacaaattagataccaaataaaatatttaaagatctattaaacaaaagtttaaaagttcaaagaatttATTAAATGACTTAAAAAGTTTAGGGATAATATTTGAGGGAATACAACAACAAGGTATGAAATCCAACAAAAAGATCAACCAACCCAGAAAAATAATCTGTGGCTGTAAcctatatttatgtattattatgtaaaattttacttttgtcAGTAGTTTTGTGAAACAACCTGAGGAATTCATATAGAATgaatatgcaaaaaaattgtaaaaaaaataaataaacaaataaagtcCATAgacgtaaaaaaaaaaaaaaaaatcagcagAAGCTCCATAGACGGATATCACTTTCTTCGTAAAAATCATCAGTAACGGGTGGATCAAATAGAGTCCAATCCATCATTTGCCCAACATACTTAGGAGAAAGTATTTCATCAAAGTTGAACCACGACGGGTCCGACATCATAAACGATTCACTATTTGACGTTgacgaggaagaagaagaagaggaaaccAATGGCGACAACGGTGGGACATCGCTAGATCCCGCCATGTTACTTTGAACATTGCCATCAAAAAACGCGGTGTTGGCAGCAGCTTCGGCGGCAACTCTTTGGATGGACTTAGGAGACATGACATTATTATCATCaagaaaattgtgaaaatgagcaaaggaagaagaagagattggAAAATTTAGATTGGCGGAGGAGCCTTTAAGACACAAGAGGGCGGCATCGTAAGCTCTTGCGGCGGCCTCGGCTGTAGAATATGAACCTAACCATATTCTTGTCTTTTGGTTTGGAGCTCTAATTTCAGAAACCCATGAGCCCCAACTTCTCATTCTTACTCccttgtatttctttttacttgttGGGACTGACGTTGAATGATTGTCATCATTTCCTAATTCCTTCTTCACCATGTTGATGAGATATATCAAAATGAATAAGCTTTCTTTGTGAGCCAATGcttgaaaatgtaaatgaGTAATATGAATATTTGAGGGAAGGGGAAATGAAATGAGTGGTGTATTTATAGAGAAGGAGAGAGGCTAgatttttggtttgattaattatttgacttAGATTCCTAAGtgaattatgtttaatttgtagtgtaaatagtttgatttaCAAAACACACGCAAATCGATATGGGTGACagatattttttagattaaaaaatatataaatagaagattTGAAAACCTAAAATCTAAAACCAAACCTCATTTGTGTTTGaaagggagagggagagggagagagagaaaagttaGCAATAACTCTTTACTATTGAAGAAGTCAAACTTAGAGTTATATTTACGTTTATATTAGTGaggatttttattattcttttgttctcttccttaaaaaggaaagagaaaatttgggAAATTAACTCTAACGAAATCTAGTAATTTTGAGGGGAATTAATGTATAAAAACTAAGCTTCAACTTTGTCCATAAAAATACATATCTATGGTtcttaactttaaaaatattatagattaaaaatactttgaaaTTACCAAAAAGAATTTGAGTCTTTGGAATGTGTCACAATgacataattaaaatgaatgtatggtgatttaaatttatttttagatttattgtCACAACATTTCATGACTCAATAAATAtctatctaaaattttaacaacttACACTTcaatcacattttttaatggttattaaagtttaagaatatattttttaactaaacacaaagtttaagggtattttcttgtattttaattaaaaacatgataGAAAGATATAACTCaggaatatatttttttccttaagctaattttaaaattttggttcaagATTTCTAAAAGagcaaaattattaattatttattaatgaagTTATGCtactaacaaaaatttaatattaatgatagaacaaaataattttattttagtacgACAAATGGAGaatgatatttgaaacaagACATCTTCGTTTTCAAACACAAcaattatacaaaaatataattttatacatatatatatatatatatatatatatcatctgGGCAGAAACcttaaaacaattacaaaagtgATACTGATTACTCtgtttagaaacaaaataattagaaaatgaaatttaaacagAAATAGTTTATGATATGGGATAATATCTAATGTTACTCAAGACAGAGatctactatatatatttagaaaaggTAGAATagggaaatgaaaagataattaaaatggGGGtatagtgtgtgtgtgtatggttgattaattattgcatgaaaaagagagacatATTATTAAGGATGCTGTGGATGTAGAGGCAGGTTCCTGGATCTTGCAGTTTTTAGTACTTTTGGCTctgtaagaaaatatataagaatgaaaacaaagacaaacaaaaaagaaaaagagttggagaaaatgaagagagagagagagagagagatgtgTATTTTATGTGTGGAGTTGCTAATTCtaagtaaaacaaaatagatagCTGTTGCTTCACTGGCTAATTATATAAAGGCTTATGGATATAGATTTCTTGCCCTTCATGATATCAACCGCGTTTTCTTTGGTTTGGTGAAAAACCCTAACTAAATCCTTCCACTTCCACTCTCACTTTcatcaaactttgaattttctgTAATGCTTATACTTGTATTCATTTCCGtttattttgcatgtttgATGTACTATTTAATGGGTTTGATTTTAGtcctttcatttatttatcatcgcaataataaatttaaataaaaaaagacacCACATgaacatattttcaaacactttataaagaaaatattaaagagattgtgttatatatatatattaaaaaattgattatataCTAAAGTTAAAAAGACTAATTTCACTCCATTCTTAACTTTGCACATTTTGAGAGTCTAAAATACCATAAAGTAGAACACAAGTTGGGAAGTAGggaccaaaaataaaattataatgttGTGTATCTATTTAATCCATgcaattcataaattttttttaattaaaaagttaataggCTTTAAAAGTATCACAATAATAGAAAGTTGCATACAACATAATACATGAGTACTTTATAATCTCCCGATTGTATCTATGagctaaaattttgaaactcgAGAGACTAAACATGATTTGTGATAAACAAAGAGTTATTGATGTGCATACATACCCCATATTAGGTTACAATTTACACATAGGATTCTAACTCAAGAGGTTAAGCATAATTCCTTTTAGACTTAGATGTGAAGGGTTGAAAAGCTCACAAGTACACACATTGTCCATaaaatcaaaaataaattcacaTGTGAAGCATAAATtggaattgaaaaatattgtttttataatagaatggaaattcaaaatttcccAGAAGTTTCATAAGTATAGAATACAGCTCTATGATATTTGACCATATAAATGTCCTTTAGTCTTTGTTTAGTTTCTCACCCTATTTCCgaactattaatttaatgtttataatctatttatttaatgaagttaacaaaaaatgggattaataattgtaattaaagGCAGctgtatttaatattatattgagCAACTCTTCCTActtgaaagaaatttttttgagGAAACCCATTATATCATAGGTAAATATGAAATTGACCAttattagttgtttttttttttaatttcacattGGAAAGTGAGtcaaagaatttaaaaagattttgtttttgcgcaaattttctttatatttgtaaagaaTATTAAGGCCAAAACCATAAGAATAGAGCCATCCTCATcacaaatataattagattctttttattacgcgtatttaaaattatagattttatCACATCTATCATTATTCTGAGGGTCAAACTATAACAATATAGATAACAACAATATgaactaatttttattttactataatttataaatattttaatttattttgctacgGTTACGAGGatctattttcaattcaatttttttaattgaaaatatgttaattttcataaatttaacaaactatcaaaatatttagcGCGtgtgtaacaaaatgaaaaagtctaTAAAGCTgacaatttcttaaaaaaaattcaggtTTGTTCTTTCTTAACAttgtcttcttttcttctatttttttttcttttcctctatTGCaatatcttttt
This DNA window, taken from Cucumis sativus cultivar 9930 chromosome 6, Cucumber_9930_V3, whole genome shotgun sequence, encodes the following:
- the LOC101205811 gene encoding ethylene-responsive transcription factor ERF014, yielding MVKKELGNDDNHSTSVPTSKKKYKGVRMRSWGSWVSEIRAPNQKTRIWLGSYSTAEAAARAYDAALLCLKGSSANLNFPISSSSFAHFHNFLDDNNVMSPKSIQRVAAEAAANTAFFDGNVQSNMAGSSDVPPLSPLVSSSSSSSSTSNSESFMMSDPSWFNFDEILSPKYVGQMMDWTLFDPPVTDDFYEESDIRLWSFC